The Haloplanus sp. CK5-1 genome segment GCGCGTGGTTGGCCGACACCGGCTTCGACTCGATGAAGATCACGGTCGGGGGCGGCGTCGCCGAGGACCGCGAGCGCATCCGGACCGTCGCGGCGGCGCTCCCGGAGGGTTTTCGCCTCTCGATGGACGCCAACACCTCCTACGGCTTCTCCGAGGCGCTTCGCCTGTCCCGTACCGCGGAGGAGTTGGAGATGGAATGGTTCGAAGAACCGATCGCCCACACCGACATCGAGGGACAGGCGGAACTCAACCGCCGGGTCGACGTCCCCATCGCCGCCTACCAGTCCCACTACCCCCACTATCCGGCGGTCGACCACCTGCGGGCGAACGCGCTGGACGTCTACCAGCCGTCGCTGTACGTCTGTGGCGGCGTGACCGCGGCCGACCGCGTCGCGACGCTCGTCGAGTCGTTCGACGAGCGCTTCGTCCCCCACGCGTTCGGGCCGCTGGTCAACTACGCCGCGAGCCTCCACGTCGCCGTCGCCAGCCCCGCGTGTGACCTGATCGAGTTCGCCGTCTACGACGACGACGCCGACGACCCCGGGCAGTACGTCGCCAGCCCCTACGTCGCGAACCAAGACGAGTTCGGTCTGGAGGACGGCACCATCTCCCCGCCCGATCGCCCGGGGCTGGGCGTCGAACTCGACGACGACGTCGTCGACGAGCTTCGGATCGAGTAGCTCAGCGCGGCGGGACCGGTTCGGCCAGTCGGGAGCGTGGCGGGAGGACGGTCCCGGACGCCGTGATGCCGTCGGCCGTCGTCACGTCGGTCCCGTTTCCGTCGGTTCGCTGGACGACGTACCGCTGGCCGACCATCGGATCGAGGAGGGAGTCGACGGGGGCGCGGTCGTCGCGGAGGACGGGCACGTCGTCTGTTCGCGGGGGTGGTTGGTAGGTGTTGATCTCCCGACGGAGGCTGATCCCGATATCACGTTCGGCGTTTCGCTCCCGCAGATCGGCCATCGAGAGGCGTCCGTCGCGCTTGGTGGCGACGACTTCGACGTTCTGGATGGCGTTCGTCTCGGCGGTCGGGAACGTGTACACCTGCGGGTACACCTGGGCCATCGTCTTGTACTCGGCGCGGTAGAACTTCGAAGCGGGACCGCTGGGTGCCGAGATCAGGTTGGCGAAGAGAACGCCGTCGTCGTCGAGTCGGTCGTTCGCGAGTTGCATGAACTCGACGGTTGTCAACTGGAAGGGGACCTTGTCCTTCTTGTAGGCGTCGAGGACGATCAGGTCGTACGTGTGGTTCGTCTCCTGGAGGAACTGCCGGCCCCCGGTGTTGTGGACGGTCAGGCCGTCGGACTCCTCGAGTTCGAAGTACCGCTTCGCCGTGTCGATCACCTCGGGGTCGATTTCGGCCACGTCGACGGTGACGTCGTACTCGTCGGCGAAGTGTTTCGGTCCGGTGAATCCGCCGCCGCCGACGAACAACACCCGGTCCACGTCCTCGGTCATGAGCAGCGGGAGGTGGAAGTAGCGCGTGTAGCCGAAGACGTGGCGGTCGGGGTCGGAGACGTCCATCGCGCTGTGGGGTTGGCCGTCGAGATACAGCGTCCGCTCGTCGCCCACCTGCGTGACCTCGAGTTCCTGGTACGGCGTCTGGGTCCCGTAGAGCACCGGCCCACCCGTCGAGACGCCGACGGTGCCACTGACGCCCGCGCCGATCACCAGGAGCGCGACGGCGAGTCCCGTGACCGTCGGCTGGCGGCTCTCGGTTCGGCGGGCGAGCCACAGTCCTGTCCCGACGAGCAGAAGGCCGAAGCCGACGCCGATGGTCTCGACGTCGAGCGACGGGATCAGGAAGAACGTCGTGCCGAACGCCCCGACGATGCTGCCGACGGTCCCGAGTGCGTAGACGCGCCCCGAGGCCGCGCCGACACCTTGGGTATCGGAGAGTTCGGCGGCGTACGGGCTGACGAACCCGAGGAGGTACGTCGGTGGACCGAAGAGGAGCGTCACCGCGGGCAGCGACGCGAAGCGGCCGGGCAACGGGAGCGCCGAGGCGGCCGACAGCAACACGTCGGTCGCGAACACGACGAGAGCGACGTAGGCGGCGGTCCCGAGCATCAGCCAGGCGAGCCGGCCGTCGCTCGCCCGGCGCTCGGCCCACTGCCCCCCGCGGTGGTAGCCGAGGGAGAGCGCCGCGAGGAAGACGGCGATGATGCTCCCCCAAGTGTAGATACTGCTCCCGAACTGCGGGGCGATGATCCGCCCGGCCAGGATCTCAAGTCCCATGCTGGCGACGCCGGAGACGAACACCGCGACCTCCGGCCCCGGTGGGCGCCGGAGACGGTCGGGGAGGGACGGCATGCGGTGGA includes the following:
- a CDS encoding fused MFS/spermidine synthase codes for the protein MPSLPDRLRRPPGPEVAVFVSGVASMGLEILAGRIIAPQFGSSIYTWGSIIAVFLAALSLGYHRGGQWAERRASDGRLAWLMLGTAAYVALVVFATDVLLSAASALPLPGRFASLPAVTLLFGPPTYLLGFVSPYAAELSDTQGVGAASGRVYALGTVGSIVGAFGTTFFLIPSLDVETIGVGFGLLLVGTGLWLARRTESRQPTVTGLAVALLVIGAGVSGTVGVSTGGPVLYGTQTPYQELEVTQVGDERTLYLDGQPHSAMDVSDPDRHVFGYTRYFHLPLLMTEDVDRVLFVGGGGFTGPKHFADEYDVTVDVAEIDPEVIDTAKRYFELEESDGLTVHNTGGRQFLQETNHTYDLIVLDAYKKDKVPFQLTTVEFMQLANDRLDDDGVLFANLISAPSGPASKFYRAEYKTMAQVYPQVYTFPTAETNAIQNVEVVATKRDGRLSMADLRERNAERDIGISLRREINTYQPPPRTDDVPVLRDDRAPVDSLLDPMVGQRYVVQRTDGNGTDVTTADGITASGTVLPPRSRLAEPVPPR
- a CDS encoding mandelate racemase/muconate lactonizing enzyme family protein, yielding MRVTDVEAIPMESAVDSVQMKLGETDQTVGVSPVVVKVHTDTGITGLGETLTYDPTGRDAAFAAEGVTSLARHLEGEDPRDVSQRWSELYQHAKRSGAFKPLSAIDEALWDIVGKDAGKPLYELLGGAAGDVAAYATFPHRKSTEELAEDGAWLADTGFDSMKITVGGGVAEDRERIRTVAAALPEGFRLSMDANTSYGFSEALRLSRTAEELEMEWFEEPIAHTDIEGQAELNRRVDVPIAAYQSHYPHYPAVDHLRANALDVYQPSLYVCGGVTAADRVATLVESFDERFVPHAFGPLVNYAASLHVAVASPACDLIEFAVYDDDADDPGQYVASPYVANQDEFGLEDGTISPPDRPGLGVELDDDVVDELRIE